The Culex pipiens pallens isolate TS unplaced genomic scaffold, TS_CPP_V2 Cpp_Un0082, whole genome shotgun sequence DNA window ACTCAACCCGAGTCACCAAGGTGGTCAACGAGATGAAGGGCAAGTCCGTCGTGGAACTGATCGCTACCCGCCGCGAGAAGCTCTCCTGGATGCCGTCCGGTGGTGCTGCCCTGACCAATGCCGCCAAGGAGAAGAATAAAGCAAAAGAAGGAAAAGAGTTCGAATCCGAGGATGATGACGACATGGGCTTCGGTCTCTTTGAATGAGGGATTTCTTCGTGGCAACATCGCCGGTTGCTTTGGCGTTTTATCCACAAACAAAAATTGTGCAATTTTTGtagtgctttttttttattcagctgcAGGCAATTGTCTGAAACATCAAATAAAGAATCTTCTGCTTGTGTTTATGCTTCCCACGATCAGCTGGTTGTTCATGATTGGCTAGATTAGTAAaccatttaaataaataaatcaaacttGTTTTCTAACTGTCTAACAAATGTTGCTGGACCGCCGGGTTTCATGGTCGTACCGGTGATGGTTGTCATCACGGAGCCAAAAGATGTCACGGGTTGAGCAGGCACGAGCTGTTGTACGGCTAGCCCGCTCGAAGGTGTTCCCGACTGCTGTGGAGgtatgatgacgttttgctcgTTTGGCGACAGGTACAGCCCGGACTGAGATCTCtgctggtgttgttgttgtcacACCTGTGGATGCATTATGGCCACTGCTACTTAATGGAGGTCCTCCAATCAGTTGAGACTGCTGCGGTtgttgctactgctgctgctacaGACTACGATGCGAACTTCCCGAAGGTGGTGTCGTCTAGTTGTACGATGCTTTGGAGCTAACCGGCGATGATACGGCAGCTCCACGGTAACCTGGTGCCTTCGAGGCATCCACCTGAaaggagaaacaaaaaaaaagtttaactcgCGAAACTCTACCTAACAACACTCACTCATACATGTTTGCGGTTTGTTTCGAGCATAAACGCTCCGGCAGTGCCATGTGATCCGCCGGGTCCATGCCCGAGACCCCGACCTCTCCGACTCACGACGCCTGATAGTGGTGCTCTCCACCAACCACATCGTGACCGTCATGACTCTGGGCACCACTTCCGCCGCCTCCAGCACCACCACTTAAGTTCGTCGCAAGAGTTCGAGCAAGTTCTCGTGCGCCTGCGCATTTGCGTGAAGGTTGTTGTTGATCTTAGACTCCAGTTGCTGGGCGATGACAGATCCTCTGGCCAGCAGCATCTCCTGTATCAGCTACTTTTCCGCTACTTTCCGATCTCCTGCGACACCGTTcttcttttcaactttttgtttgCGGCAGTTCCacccaaaacaacaaaaacaaacacgcgCGATGTCAAACGGTCGTACCAATGTGATGTAAAAAGAGGTGGCGATGTTTTGAtcgtaaacaaaataaattcctcgttaattaattaattttggcagttaattaattaatttatttaatttcttactATTGTCGCGCCCCTCAGTTCCCACCTTCTATCATTATCTTGGTCTGATGAAGAAAtgtcaaaaacacaaaacaaaaacaatttttttgcgcAGAATTCTTAAGCCACAAAAATTCCGTCGGGACCCGGTTGCTGCTGGTGCCACTGCAAATGACGAAGTCATTTCCGTTCGCCGGATGTAAAACCAGCTCCAACACGGTGTCATCCGACAGCAGCAGAACAAGCAGCTGTTCATTGTGGAAGgtcgtttgtttttgttttttcgtcACGTCCGTGGTCTGCAGCGCCGGCAAGAAACCCAAACTGGAGGCTTCCTCCACCGAAGAGCCGGCGGCCGGGACGTAAGTCGACGAAGTGAAGGCGAATTGTGTCGTTCAGTGAGGAGGAAACGTCGGGAAGGCCAGGTAGGTAGATTATAACCGATTCACTGTTATGGAGCTGGCTAAAACGACTATTTTTCACAGCCCCTCATCGGTCAAGAAATCCCCGAGCGACAGCATTCCAGGAGGAGGAGAAAAATGTATAGAAAGTCCAGATCCAGACAGAGTCCATGGATCGTTCAAGTCGGCTGAAAAGAAGACTTTTACCGTTGTAAAGAAGGAGCAACCGGAAGTGAAGCGCGAACCGTCGGAATCGCCGAAAAGGAGGTGAACAATAAAAACAACATGATGAGTTTCTCCACGAGCGCAAAGAGAAGGCGGTTGCGGCGAGTCTGGCCGCCTCCAAGAACTACGGGACGGAGTACAATACGGGAGAAAGTTCTGGCGAAAGGGCGAAACGGTGACGTGCTTGGCGCGGACGTTACAGATCATCGAGCGGCTGCGGATGATCGAGATTCTGGCCAACTACTTCTGGTCGGTGATTCTGATTCTGAGTCCGGACGATCTGCTGGCGAGTGTGTACTTAAGCTTGAACCGGCTTGCTTGGCGCCGGCGTACGCGGGCGTCGAGTTGGACATGACGGGGAGTACTCGTTGATGATGCGATTAGGCAGAGCACGGGCCGAAGTTTGGCGCAAATTTTGATGGACGCACAGACGACGAGGGATTTGGGCCTGGTGGCGGAGCAGAGCAAGAGTAGCTATCGGATGATGTTCCGGCCGGCTCCGCACGCAGTCAACGACGTGTTTGGGAAGTTGAGGAAGATTAACAAGATGACGGGGACGGATGATGGACAAGATTCAGTCGATGTTTGGGCGGGTCGGCACGGTTTAGTTTGGTGGAGCAGTCGCTGCTGTAAGCGTTGGTGCAAGCTTGTGCGATGACGCCGCCGAACCATGACGGTTTTAATGAACCGGTGGCGAACGCATTGAGCAAGTGTGAGAAAGCTTTCGAAGGCGAAGGTGGAGGACATTGCGTTGGTGCTGAAGACGGAGTCCGTCAACCAGATTGTACAGTTGCTGCTGGAGGACGGGGTGGTTCACCTGGTGGACAAGTGTTCGATGATGCCGGGAACACCGTTGAAGCCCATGTTGGCGCATCCGACCAAGGGCGTTCAGGAAGTGTTGGAGCGATTCGGAGGACGGCAGCGTGAACATTTGCAGTTGGAACTAGGGGAACAACACGAGCATGTACCTGGAAGTTTGCCCGGTTTGACCGCACTCGGAAGGGTTCAAGAGTACATTCCTGGACTACGAAATATTGTTGGTGTTGAGCAGATCTCATGTCTCGAAAAGGCTATCATTTGTAACACGAGTGTTAAATTGGGGATAGCCGGATTATCATTCTGATCTGGAGATTACGTGTGAAATAAACTTTGGTTTTTACGAATGGGGGTGGGGGAATTTCTTTCGAATGAAAGTACAGCTCAAGAACCGGCCCACGTCAATGATGATCTTTTGGTAATTAGCACTGCCGGAATCACAATGGAACTAGTGATCATATTACCCAGGCAACAACATTCTGGACATCGTAAACTTTTCTTTTCCTCTTCTAACTCGTCTAACGTTGATTCGCAATTTCCATGAAGGTCCGCAACTTCGAAGCGCCTTAAAATTCCCCCCCGGAAGAAGTTCGATTCGAATGTTCTGAATTATTAGAACCGTGTTTGCTTCCTTGTTTCCGGTTATCGGTCTGTGAAAAAAGCAAACCTTCTGCTTACGGCCAGCCCAACCTATCTGGGCCACGTTTTTAGATCGTTACTGCCACAATAGCAGTAAGCGGTAGCAGAACCAAAATCGTGCCACCGAAAAAAAGGGAGTTTGGCTGAGTTGGCAGCATCTAAAGAAATCcgtgtcaaaaacaaaaacttcatACAGACCCCCCAACGATAAAAACGACTTGGTGGAAGCATCATCCGCCGGTACCTGATGCGGAGAAACTCCAGGACCATCTAATAAAAGCTCGATCTCCGGGAAGTTCC harbors:
- the LOC120430444 gene encoding 60S acidic ribosomal protein P2-like is translated as MFLLLEAAKGGPSFRILGKPEAYNDHRGLDSVHLNFLLGLFAAVAQIFLIAVPSNPDIEKVLSSVGIETDSTRVTKVVNEMKGKSVVELIATRREKLSWMPSGGAALTNAAKEKNKAKEGKEFESEDDDDMGFGLFE